From the genome of Methanobrevibacter wolinii SH:
AAGCTGCTTGTCCTAGAGATGCAATTACTGTAACAAGAAAATTACCAGATAGATCTAAATTAGTTACTGGTGAAATTGAAGTAATTGAAGAAGAATGTATTCACTGTGGTGTTTGTGAAGAAATGTGTCCTGCAGATGCAATTGATGTAGTAAAAACCATTGGTGAAGAATCTATTGAAATTGATACAGATAAATGTGTTTACTGTTTAGTATGTAAAAAATCTTGTCCAGTTAATGCAATTAAAGCATTATGTAGATTATGTTCTTATGGTGAATATGATTTAGATGAAGCTGATGCTGAAATTACTGGAGCAACTATTATTGATCAAGAAGCATGTATTAAATGTGGATGGTGTGCAGGTGTATGTCCTACTAATGCTGCTAAAGTTAAAAAAGCATTTGTTGGTAAATTAACTGCATATCCTGAAAAATGTGGAACTTGTGGAGCATGTGTAGATGTATGTCCATGTAATGCTTTATCTTTCCCAACAACTAAAGGAGCAATAAGAGCTGTACAAATCGTCGCAAATGATGATTATTGTATTAAATGTGGAGCATGTGCAAGAATCTGTCCTAATGATGCTATTGAAGTAACAAGGACTGGTATTGATTATACTGCTACTGATTCCCAATCTTGGATAGATGCATTAGAAGCTTTAAAAAATTAGGTGATATTATATGGAACTTAAAGTAAATCAAGATAATTGTTTAGGATGTGGTGTCTGTGTTGTAGCATGTCCTGTTAACGCTTCTATTAGTCCAGAAGTTGCTGGTGGACACGGTTCTAAAACTACAGAAACCATTATGATGGTAGAAAATGGTTTTATTAAATTATTTTCACCTGAAAAATGTGAAGAATGTGGAACATGTCAAATGTTCTGTCCAGTAGATGCAATATGGTTAGAATAAGGTGATAATTATGCATTATGCAAATACTTACTTAAGCAAACCAGTAGTTGGAGACTTAGATGAATCTTATTCTGAAGGTCAAGAAGGAACTACTAAAGTTCTCCATTGTATGTTAAATACTGGTTCTGATATTTATCAAGGAGCATGTAAAAAAAGAGGTTCTACTTTAAAAGAAGAATATAAAAATGTTGCAGGAACCTGTTACATGGACCCTAGAGACATGATTGAATTAGGTGTTAAAAACTGGGATACTGTACTTGTAAAAACTGATTATGGTGAAGTTGTAGTAAATGCAGCAAAATCCAGAGATGCACCTCACAAAGGTACTGTATTTATTTGTAAAGGACCATGGGCTAATACTATTGTAAGTCATGAAACTTACTGTTGTTCAGATCCTACTTATAAAGGAATTCAATGTACTGTTGAAAAAACAGACAGAAAAGTTTTATTAATGGCTGATCTTATGAGATTAGTTTATAAAAAATATACTGATGAAACTGATGATGAAGTAATTGAAAATATGGAATCATTAGGTGAAAGACCTGTTTACAGGGGACGTAAATGGGAGGAATTAGATGAGTTATGAACCACCAATAACCGATTATGATGAAATTGTAGAAAACTGTACATGTGCTTTCTGTGGTTGTAACTGTGATGATTTAGACTACTTAATTAAAGATGGTCATGTAGTTGCAGTAAGACATGCATGTAGATTAGGTGCAAGTAAAATTATGGAAGATTTAGATCAAAGATTAGTTGTACCTATGATTAGAGGAGACGACGGAGAACTTGAAGAAGTTGATTGGGATACTGCTCTTGATAAAGCAGCAGAATACATCGCTAACTCCGTAAGACCTGTA
Proteins encoded in this window:
- a CDS encoding molybdopterin dinucleotide binding domain-containing protein → MHYANTYLSKPVVGDLDESYSEGQEGTTKVLHCMLNTGSDIYQGACKKRGSTLKEEYKNVAGTCYMDPRDMIELGVKNWDTVLVKTDYGEVVVNAAKSRDAPHKGTVFICKGPWANTIVSHETYCCSDPTYKGIQCTVEKTDRKVLLMADLMRLVYKKYTDETDDEVIENMESLGERPVYRGRKWEELDEL
- a CDS encoding 4Fe-4S binding protein, which encodes MELKVNQDNCLGCGVCVVACPVNASISPEVAGGHGSKTTETIMMVENGFIKLFSPEKCEECGTCQMFCPVDAIWLE
- the fwdF gene encoding tungsten-dependent formylmethanofuran dehydrogenase subunit FwdF; the protein is MIKNEKEIKGNNFNITRSAEELRTLSFNDHVCIGCGICESTCPVSAITLEGVANVERNYTGIYFSGHDKIKQNNVLETNKSGKLTRLTIDENKCVLCGMCSGLCPADALTLTINDEPIKNIDAYPSYNAYAEIDDDECIYCERCEAACPRDAITVTRKLPDRSKLVTGEIEVIEEECIHCGVCEEMCPADAIDVVKTIGEESIEIDTDKCVYCLVCKKSCPVNAIKALCRLCSYGEYDLDEADAEITGATIIDQEACIKCGWCAGVCPTNAAKVKKAFVGKLTAYPEKCGTCGACVDVCPCNALSFPTTKGAIRAVQIVANDDYCIKCGACARICPNDAIEVTRTGIDYTATDSQSWIDALEALKN